Proteins encoded in a region of the Elizabethkingia bruuniana genome:
- the glmS gene encoding glutamine--fructose-6-phosphate transaminase (isomerizing), translating to MCGIVGYTGFRDAYDIVVNGLKRLEYRGYDSAGIVLESAQNKLELKKTKGKVSDLEEIAEGLKNTAHIGMGHTRWATHGVPSDRNSHPHLSNNGKIALIHNGIIENYDTIKTMLTQKGFVFHSETDTEVLANFIQYFMDESGKDFPEAVRTALSEVYGAYAVAVLHEDHPGQFVVGRLSSPLAIGLGDNEYFIASDASPFVEFTKEAIYLEDGHMALISLEGGVDIRVINDNTKVDAQIQELKLSLEQIEKGGYDHFMLKEIFEQPKSIHDTMRGRILLDEGIIKMAGIWDNLDRIKKAKRIVIIACGTSWHAGLIGEYLIEEFARIPVEVEYASEFRYRNPIIGPKDVVIAISQSGETADTMAAIKLAKEKGAFVYGICNVIDSSIARITDAGSYTHAGPEIGVASTKAFTAQLTILSLIALKLGKHNGNLNNTEFMKYLYELDALPKKVEEVLESSHDTVKKMAKDFVESTNFLYLGRGYNFPGALEGALKLKEISYIHAEGYPAAEMKHGPIALIDENMPVAIIAPKLGHYDKIVSNVQEIKARKGKVIAIVNKGDTQVANMADYVIEFPETSECFSPIVSAIPLQLLSYYIAVYRGANVDQPRNLAKSVTVE from the coding sequence ATGTGCGGAATAGTAGGATATACAGGCTTTAGAGACGCCTATGATATTGTAGTTAACGGTCTTAAGAGATTAGAGTACCGTGGTTATGATAGTGCAGGGATCGTTTTAGAAAGTGCACAAAATAAACTTGAATTAAAGAAAACAAAAGGTAAGGTTTCTGATCTTGAAGAAATTGCAGAAGGATTAAAAAACACTGCACATATCGGAATGGGGCACACTCGTTGGGCAACTCACGGTGTACCTAGCGACAGAAACTCACACCCGCATCTTTCCAATAATGGTAAAATTGCATTAATCCACAATGGTATTATTGAAAACTATGATACCATTAAAACAATGCTTACTCAGAAAGGTTTCGTATTTCATTCTGAAACCGATACTGAAGTACTGGCTAACTTCATTCAGTATTTTATGGATGAATCCGGTAAAGACTTTCCTGAAGCAGTAAGAACAGCACTAAGTGAAGTTTATGGAGCTTATGCGGTAGCTGTTTTACATGAAGATCACCCGGGACAATTTGTTGTAGGAAGATTAAGCTCTCCTTTAGCAATTGGTTTAGGGGATAACGAATATTTCATTGCTTCTGATGCTTCTCCATTCGTTGAGTTTACAAAAGAAGCGATTTATCTGGAAGACGGACATATGGCTCTTATCTCTTTAGAAGGAGGAGTAGATATCCGCGTAATCAACGATAATACAAAAGTAGATGCTCAGATTCAGGAACTGAAGTTGAGCCTTGAGCAGATTGAAAAAGGAGGATACGATCATTTCATGTTAAAAGAAATTTTCGAACAGCCTAAATCTATTCATGATACAATGCGAGGAAGAATACTTTTAGATGAAGGTATTATCAAAATGGCTGGTATCTGGGACAATCTGGACAGAATTAAAAAAGCAAAAAGAATTGTTATTATTGCTTGTGGTACTTCTTGGCATGCAGGCCTTATCGGTGAATATCTTATCGAAGAGTTTGCAAGAATACCTGTTGAAGTAGAATATGCTTCGGAATTCCGTTACAGAAATCCAATCATAGGACCTAAAGATGTTGTTATTGCAATTTCTCAGTCTGGTGAGACAGCAGATACAATGGCAGCTATTAAATTGGCAAAAGAAAAAGGAGCATTTGTATATGGAATTTGTAATGTAATCGACTCTTCAATTGCTCGTATTACAGATGCAGGTTCTTATACACACGCAGGTCCGGAAATCGGAGTAGCTTCTACAAAAGCATTTACGGCACAGTTAACGATCCTTTCTCTTATTGCTCTGAAATTAGGTAAGCACAACGGTAATCTTAACAATACAGAATTCATGAAATATCTGTATGAATTAGATGCCCTTCCTAAGAAGGTAGAAGAAGTATTGGAGTCTTCACACGATACTGTGAAGAAAATGGCAAAAGATTTTGTTGAATCTACCAACTTCCTGTATTTAGGTAGAGGTTATAACTTCCCTGGTGCTCTTGAAGGTGCTCTAAAATTGAAAGAAATTTCTTATATCCATGCTGAGGGTTATCCTGCAGCCGAAATGAAGCACGGTCCGATTGCACTAATCGACGAAAATATGCCGGTAGCCATTATTGCTCCTAAACTGGGACATTATGATAAAATTGTAAGTAACGTTCAGGAGATTAAGGCAAGAAAAGGAAAAGTTATCGCTATTGTAAACAAAGGCGATACTCAGGTTGCTAACATGGCAGATTATGTAATTGAATTCCCTGAAACTTCTGAGTGTTTCTCTCCGATAGTTTCCGCTATTCCATTACAGTTATTATCTTACTACATTGCAGTTTACAGAGGTGCAAACGTAGATCAGCCAAGAAACCTGGCAAAATCTGTTACAGTAGAATAA
- a CDS encoding NAD(P)/FAD-dependent oxidoreductase — protein MEKLDYIIVGDGYAAMFFAHQLLKGGKTFKLFSEGNRAASHISAGVCNPVVLKRYNKIWNDEAQMDYLPVIFDEIEEYLHKNYLIQENVVRIFHDEGEHKLWLKKASQEKFEDYLDSNIQQLSSVENPFGIGRVKNSCRLDVRNFFTDFFNFLEEKNALIKERFNYDKLNTDQNSYNDFTFDKIIFAEGIGIKDNPYFSEIPVKPNKGHRFSLRLEKDTEAFVIKKKHFLFRFSGDEYYYGGTYDRDSETHEIEEKAVEELKKGLEEVYKYGYKIDEISTAFRATVADRRPIIGRHETHDNLYIFNGLGARGVLNGSYFSKQLFDFIEHGTEFHEEVNVKRFSQTEKLS, from the coding sequence ATGGAAAAGTTAGATTACATCATCGTAGGGGACGGATATGCCGCCATGTTTTTTGCACATCAGCTATTGAAAGGCGGTAAAACTTTTAAATTATTTTCTGAAGGAAATAGAGCAGCGTCACATATCTCGGCAGGAGTATGTAATCCTGTTGTACTGAAGAGGTATAACAAAATATGGAATGATGAAGCACAAATGGACTATTTACCGGTTATCTTTGATGAGATTGAAGAATACCTGCATAAAAACTATTTAATCCAGGAAAATGTAGTTCGTATATTCCACGATGAAGGCGAGCATAAGCTATGGCTTAAAAAAGCTTCACAGGAAAAATTTGAAGACTATTTGGATTCAAACATACAGCAACTATCCAGTGTTGAGAATCCTTTTGGTATAGGAAGGGTAAAAAACTCCTGTCGTCTGGATGTTCGTAATTTCTTCACAGATTTTTTTAATTTTTTAGAGGAGAAAAACGCGCTAATAAAAGAAAGGTTTAATTATGATAAATTAAATACTGATCAGAATTCTTATAATGACTTTACTTTTGATAAAATCATCTTTGCAGAAGGGATAGGAATAAAAGATAATCCCTACTTCAGTGAAATACCTGTTAAGCCCAACAAAGGGCATCGTTTTAGCCTTCGACTGGAAAAAGATACAGAAGCTTTTGTGATCAAGAAGAAACATTTTCTGTTCAGATTTTCCGGAGACGAATATTATTATGGTGGAACCTATGACAGAGATTCCGAAACCCACGAGATTGAAGAAAAAGCTGTTGAGGAACTGAAAAAAGGACTTGAAGAAGTGTATAAATATGGCTATAAAATAGACGAAATATCTACTGCTTTCCGTGCGACTGTAGCAGACAGAAGACCTATAATCGGACGTCACGAAACACATGATAATCTTTATATTTTTAATGGATTAGGAGCAAGAGGCGTATTAAATGGCAGCTATTTTTCTAAGCAATTATTCGATTTTATAGAACATGGAACTGAATTTCATGAAGAGGTAAATGTAAAAAGATTTTCTCAAACCGAGAAATTGTCTTAA
- a CDS encoding RrF2 family transcriptional regulator produces the protein MMSKRCKYALKAMVRLARNYKNGFLSTAIIAQEENIPKKFLEQILLELKRAKLVNSKQGIGGGYYLLKSPDEVSLADLYRIFEGPISLTPCIYLNYYEACDDCVDEEACYLRHELINVREKTRKSMMEATLTAFMNRK, from the coding sequence ATGATGTCCAAACGGTGTAAATACGCTTTAAAAGCGATGGTGAGGCTGGCGAGAAACTATAAAAATGGATTCTTGTCGACGGCCATTATTGCACAAGAGGAGAACATTCCCAAAAAATTTCTAGAACAAATTTTGCTGGAACTAAAAAGAGCCAAGCTTGTAAACAGCAAGCAAGGAATAGGTGGAGGTTATTATTTACTTAAATCTCCCGATGAAGTTTCTTTAGCGGATTTGTACCGTATTTTCGAAGGGCCAATTTCTTTAACGCCCTGTATTTACCTTAACTATTACGAAGCTTGCGACGATTGTGTTGACGAGGAAGCATGCTACCTAAGACATGAATTAATCAACGTTCGTGAGAAGACGCGTAAAAGTATGATGGAGGCTACACTAACAGCCTTTATGAATAGGAAGTAA
- a CDS encoding phosphoadenylyl-sulfate reductase, with protein sequence MENSLKIQLNELLEGISETLSNTEILQLLVDRFPKEVIFSTSFSYEDQVVTYLVKDLDVDIFTLDTGRLFEQTYETWSATKAFFKKDIKAFYPDAEVLGKFVTENGPDSFYRSVENRKTCCNIRKVQPLKKALQGYKVWVTGLRAEHSANRHSMSPLEWDADNQIIKYHPLLHWTTQEVKDYVKENRLPYNYLHEKGFVSIGCAPCTRAIQEGEDFRAGRWWWEDANKKECGLHIHQ encoded by the coding sequence ATGGAAAATAGTCTGAAAATACAACTGAATGAATTACTGGAAGGGATATCGGAAACCCTTTCCAATACAGAGATTTTGCAGTTACTGGTAGACAGATTTCCGAAAGAGGTAATCTTTTCTACCAGTTTTAGTTATGAAGATCAGGTTGTAACATATCTGGTAAAAGACTTGGATGTGGATATTTTTACACTGGATACAGGAAGGCTTTTTGAGCAGACTTACGAAACATGGTCGGCAACAAAAGCTTTTTTCAAAAAAGATATCAAAGCATTTTATCCGGACGCAGAAGTCTTAGGGAAATTTGTAACTGAAAATGGACCCGATTCATTTTATCGTTCAGTTGAAAACAGAAAGACCTGTTGTAATATCCGTAAAGTTCAGCCTTTGAAAAAAGCATTGCAGGGTTATAAAGTTTGGGTTACCGGATTAAGAGCGGAGCATTCTGCTAACAGACACAGTATGTCCCCATTGGAGTGGGACGCAGATAATCAGATTATAAAATACCATCCATTGCTACACTGGACGACGCAGGAAGTAAAGGACTATGTAAAAGAAAACAGACTACCGTATAATTATCTTCATGAAAAAGGTTTTGTAAGTATCGGATGTGCACCGTGTACCAGAGCTATTCAGGAAGGAGAAGATTTCAGAGCCGGCCGCTGGTGGTGGGAGGATGCTAATAAAAAGGAGTGTGGTCTGCATATTCACCAATAA
- the cysD gene encoding sulfate adenylyltransferase subunit CysD translates to MSTIEQANYLEQLESESIYILREVAGQFERPALLFSGGKDSITLAHLAFKAFRPGKIPFTFVHVDTGHNFPEALDFRDALVKELGVGLVVRKVEDTIKKKNLTEPKGKFPSRNWLQTFTLLDTIEEFEFDACIGGARRDEEKARAKERIFSVRDEFGQWDPKLQRPELWNIFNGKIHKGENVRVFPISNWTELDVWNYIRKEKIELPSIYFSHDREVVDLNGQWIANSEHASLDSDDLITTKRVRYRTVGDMTCTAAVESNAETIDEVIDEIIATRISERGETRIDDRVTEAAMEDRKKGGYF, encoded by the coding sequence ATGTCAACAATAGAACAAGCCAATTATTTAGAACAGTTAGAATCCGAATCTATTTATATTCTACGTGAAGTAGCCGGACAGTTTGAACGTCCTGCATTGCTTTTTAGTGGAGGAAAGGATAGTATCACATTGGCACATCTGGCTTTTAAAGCTTTTAGACCTGGTAAAATTCCTTTCACCTTTGTTCATGTAGATACCGGACACAATTTCCCGGAGGCATTGGACTTCAGAGATGCTTTGGTAAAAGAATTAGGTGTAGGCCTTGTGGTACGTAAGGTGGAAGATACAATAAAGAAAAAAAATCTTACAGAACCAAAAGGTAAGTTTCCGAGCAGAAACTGGCTGCAGACTTTCACGCTGCTTGATACAATTGAAGAATTTGAATTCGATGCCTGTATTGGTGGTGCTAGAAGGGATGAAGAAAAAGCACGAGCAAAAGAGAGAATCTTTTCAGTACGTGATGAATTCGGACAATGGGATCCGAAACTTCAGCGTCCGGAATTGTGGAATATTTTCAATGGTAAGATTCATAAAGGAGAGAATGTTAGAGTTTTCCCGATTAGTAACTGGACTGAATTAGATGTATGGAATTATATCCGAAAAGAGAAAATAGAATTACCATCTATTTATTTCTCTCATGACAGAGAAGTAGTAGATCTGAACGGACAATGGATTGCTAATTCTGAACATGCTTCTCTTGATTCCGATGATCTGATAACTACAAAAAGAGTACGTTACCGTACTGTAGGAGATATGACCTGTACAGCTGCTGTAGAATCGAATGCTGAAACAATAGATGAAGTAATAGATGAAATTATAGCAACCCGTATTTCGGAAAGAGGAGAAACACGAATCGATGACCGGGTGACTGAAGCTGCAATGGAAGACCGTAAAAAAGGAGGATACTTTTAA
- a CDS encoding sulfate adenylyltransferase subunit 1, whose amino-acid sequence MDILRFITAGSVDDGKSTLIGRLLYDSKSILQDQLEVLEKHSKNKNDDGVDLALLTDGLRAEREQGITIDVAYRYFSTARRKFIIADAPGHVQYTRNMITGASNSDLMVILIDARQGVIEQTRRHSIIASLLNLKKVAVAINKMDLVDYSQEVYENIKADYAKIAENLGLTHVTYFPISALRGDNIVTRSADTDWYNGVSLLEYLEEVQVNTDTDINSRFQVQYVIRPQNMKYFADSYENNEQEERQFDELHDYRGYAGKILSGDFRKGDHISILPAEISTKIDRIEINGSEVEEAFEGQSVVLHIEDDIDVSRGDFFVAAEQLPQVEKEVEVLLCWLDQKALQPGNKYILQHHSRQIKALVKDVEYKVNVNTLEHEKADGDIKLNEIVKVTLKTAQPLVFDSFRKNKATGSAILVDETSNSTVAACIIQ is encoded by the coding sequence ATGGACATATTAAGATTTATAACAGCAGGAAGTGTAGATGATGGTAAAAGTACCCTTATCGGCAGACTGCTTTACGATAGTAAAAGCATTTTACAGGATCAGCTGGAGGTTTTGGAAAAGCATTCTAAGAACAAAAATGATGACGGAGTAGATCTTGCGCTTCTTACTGACGGACTGCGTGCAGAAAGAGAGCAAGGAATTACAATAGACGTAGCCTACAGATATTTTTCAACAGCCAGAAGAAAGTTTATTATAGCTGATGCTCCCGGGCATGTACAGTATACCCGAAATATGATCACCGGTGCATCCAACTCGGATCTGATGGTCATCCTTATCGATGCCCGCCAGGGAGTTATAGAACAAACCAGAAGGCATTCTATTATAGCATCATTACTTAACCTGAAAAAGGTTGCTGTAGCGATCAACAAAATGGATTTAGTAGATTATTCACAGGAAGTCTATGAAAATATAAAAGCTGATTATGCAAAAATTGCAGAAAATCTTGGACTGACTCATGTTACCTATTTTCCGATATCAGCATTAAGAGGAGATAATATAGTAACCAGATCTGCTGATACAGATTGGTATAATGGTGTTTCTCTTTTAGAATACCTGGAAGAAGTACAAGTAAATACCGATACAGATATTAACAGTCGCTTTCAGGTGCAGTATGTAATTCGTCCTCAAAATATGAAATATTTCGCCGATTCCTATGAAAATAATGAACAAGAAGAGAGGCAGTTTGATGAATTACATGATTATCGTGGTTATGCCGGGAAAATTCTAAGTGGGGATTTTCGCAAGGGAGATCACATTTCTATTCTGCCTGCAGAAATTTCTACGAAAATAGACAGAATTGAAATTAACGGATCCGAAGTTGAAGAAGCCTTTGAAGGGCAGTCGGTGGTATTGCATATTGAAGATGATATAGATGTAAGCAGAGGAGACTTTTTTGTAGCAGCAGAGCAATTGCCACAAGTAGAAAAAGAAGTAGAAGTATTACTATGCTGGCTGGATCAAAAAGCATTACAGCCGGGTAATAAATACATATTGCAACACCATAGCAGACAGATAAAAGCTTTGGTGAAAGATGTGGAATATAAAGTAAATGTAAATACACTGGAACACGAAAAAGCAGATGGTGATATAAAGCTGAATGAAATTGTAAAAGTAACACTAAAAACAGCACAGCCTCTGGTTTTCGATAGTTTCAGAAAAAATAAAGCAACAGGTTCTGCAATTCTGGTAGACGAAACCTCTAACTCGACAGTTGCAGCCTGTATAATTCAGTAA
- the epsC gene encoding serine O-acetyltransferase EpsC: MSKVSDSFIEQIFQRKKNASYGFFDKNKAEAFVEELYQLLFLPQHINMEETLRNNFDELQNKLFELIKNTTDDKLFAERQVEVLFDALPEIYDRLILDAKSILEFDPATESLEEILLAYPGFFATYVYRISHQLWKQKIRTLPRILSEYGHSKTGIDIHPGAVIGEHFFIDHGTGIVIGETSVIGNNVKIYQGVTLGALNVSKDKANQKRHPNIEDNVIIYSGATILGGETTIGRDSIIGGNVWITQNVPSNSLVYNKSEIRIKDNNPLPESLTFVI; this comes from the coding sequence ATGAGTAAAGTGTCCGATTCTTTTATTGAGCAGATTTTTCAGAGAAAAAAAAATGCATCATATGGTTTCTTCGATAAGAATAAAGCTGAAGCTTTTGTGGAGGAATTATACCAGTTGCTTTTTCTTCCTCAGCATATCAATATGGAGGAGACGCTGAGAAATAATTTTGATGAATTACAGAACAAACTTTTTGAATTAATTAAAAATACGACCGATGACAAACTTTTTGCAGAACGACAAGTGGAAGTGCTGTTTGATGCATTGCCGGAAATATATGATCGCCTGATACTGGATGCTAAATCCATTTTAGAATTTGATCCTGCAACAGAATCACTGGAAGAAATTCTGCTGGCATATCCCGGATTTTTCGCCACTTATGTTTATAGGATTTCCCACCAGCTGTGGAAACAGAAAATAAGAACTCTTCCCCGCATTCTTTCGGAATACGGGCATAGCAAGACCGGAATCGATATTCATCCCGGAGCGGTTATAGGAGAACACTTTTTCATAGATCACGGAACAGGTATTGTGATTGGAGAAACATCGGTAATTGGCAATAATGTGAAGATCTATCAAGGGGTAACATTAGGCGCATTAAATGTTTCCAAAGATAAAGCCAATCAGAAAAGACATCCTAATATCGAGGACAACGTTATTATTTATTCTGGTGCTACTATTCTGGGTGGAGAGACAACCATTGGCCGGGACAGTATTATAGGAGGTAATGTATGGATTACCCAGAATGTTCCTTCAAATTCTCTGGTCTATAACAAAAGCGAAATCAGGATAAAAGACAATAATCCTCTTCCGGAGTCATTAACCTTTGTCATTTAA
- the cysK gene encoding cysteine synthase A has translation MKFQNILETIGNTPVVKINKLFNSDSEVWIKLEKSNPGGSIKDRIALSMIEDAEAKGLLNKDSIIIEPTSGNTGIGLSLVAAVKGYKLILVMPESMSVERRKIMEAYGAEFVLTPREKGMKGAIEKASELAEVTPNSWIPRQFDNPANVKVHTETTAQEILQDFPDGLDYIITGVGTGGHITGIAQVVKQKYPNVKVIAVEPELSPVLSGGAPGPHPLQGLGAGFVPSILDTSILDGITQIGKDEAFAFAIEAAKKEGLFVGISTGAALAAVAKKLSEVPAGSKILTINYDTGERYLSIEGLF, from the coding sequence ATGAAATTTCAGAATATATTAGAAACTATAGGAAATACACCAGTCGTAAAAATTAATAAACTTTTTAATTCAGATAGTGAGGTTTGGATAAAGCTGGAGAAGAGTAATCCGGGCGGAAGTATTAAAGACAGAATTGCTCTTTCGATGATTGAAGATGCAGAGGCTAAAGGATTACTGAATAAAGATAGTATAATTATAGAACCTACAAGTGGTAATACCGGAATCGGACTTTCTCTGGTAGCAGCTGTGAAGGGATATAAACTTATTCTGGTCATGCCCGAGAGTATGAGTGTGGAAAGAAGAAAGATTATGGAGGCTTATGGAGCAGAATTCGTATTGACACCAAGAGAAAAAGGGATGAAAGGTGCTATCGAAAAAGCCAGTGAACTAGCAGAAGTAACGCCAAATTCGTGGATTCCGAGACAGTTTGATAATCCTGCAAATGTGAAAGTTCATACTGAAACCACAGCACAGGAAATTTTGCAGGATTTTCCGGACGGACTAGATTATATTATTACTGGAGTAGGAACTGGTGGACATATCACAGGAATTGCACAAGTAGTAAAACAAAAATATCCTAATGTAAAAGTAATCGCTGTAGAACCGGAATTATCACCAGTATTAAGCGGCGGTGCACCGGGGCCACATCCGTTACAGGGCTTAGGAGCAGGTTTTGTTCCGTCTATTCTGGATACTTCTATTTTAGATGGTATTACTCAGATTGGCAAAGATGAAGCTTTTGCTTTTGCTATCGAAGCCGCAAAAAAAGAAGGTCTTTTCGTCGGGATTTCTACAGGAGCAGCATTAGCTGCTGTTGCAAAAAAACTTTCCGAAGTGCCGGCAGGTTCTAAAATATTAACGATTAACTACGACACGGGAGAAAGATATCTTTCCATAGAAGGATTGTTCTAA
- the cobA gene encoding uroporphyrinogen-III C-methyltransferase yields MKTTNKTPKVYLIGAGPGDPDLITVKAIRAITEADVILCDRLVSPEIVDNYVGKETEIVYVGKECSKKASTPQSSINELMVEYALQNKTVARLKGGDVSIFSNILDELQVLKENKIAYEIIPGVTAALGAAAYAGMPLTARGYATSVRFLTYYKSEILNEDYWKEIAETNDTLVFYMSVGNLTNLVDKFKEYGVSSEKKIAVIEQATTPFQKVYTSSFEDFAQKLGHKLFASPSLVVIGKIVNLHEEFSWLQNTDGEGLYFKSITNGSLLPKTQKLFEYAV; encoded by the coding sequence ATGAAAACAACTAATAAAACACCAAAGGTATATCTTATCGGTGCAGGGCCTGGCGATCCTGATCTGATCACAGTAAAAGCTATTCGCGCCATTACAGAAGCAGATGTAATCTTATGTGACAGACTGGTTAGTCCCGAGATTGTGGATAACTATGTGGGAAAAGAAACAGAGATTGTTTATGTAGGTAAAGAATGCAGTAAAAAAGCATCCACACCACAGTCTTCTATTAATGAACTGATGGTAGAATATGCACTTCAGAATAAAACGGTTGCAAGACTAAAGGGTGGGGATGTGTCCATATTTTCCAATATCCTGGATGAATTACAGGTACTGAAAGAGAATAAGATCGCATATGAAATTATTCCGGGAGTAACTGCCGCTCTTGGAGCTGCTGCTTATGCCGGAATGCCCTTGACAGCGAGAGGATATGCAACATCAGTTAGATTTCTTACATATTATAAATCCGAAATACTGAATGAGGATTACTGGAAAGAAATAGCAGAAACCAATGATACGCTGGTGTTTTATATGTCTGTAGGAAACCTTACCAATCTGGTGGATAAATTTAAAGAATATGGTGTCTCTTCGGAAAAGAAAATCGCCGTAATAGAACAGGCGACAACACCTTTTCAGAAGGTATATACTTCTTCATTTGAAGATTTTGCCCAAAAGTTGGGGCATAAACTATTTGCATCACCTTCATTGGTGGTTATCGGCAAAATAGTAAATCTGCATGAAGAATTCTCCTGGCTGCAAAATACAGACGGGGAAGGATTGTATTTCAAATCAATAACCAATGGAAGTCTGCTTCCAAAAACTCAAAAACTTTTTGAATATGCTGTCTGA
- a CDS encoding diflavin oxidoreductase encodes MLSETKLKVLKEISSGFSRDEAIWASGYLAGLAGTSAAVTDLPPQQTTHTTAVKKIALVYGTETGNSKKLATELAGVAKKKGIQVKLGDLSQYKPKDLAKEEYLFVVISTQGEGEPPILAKKFYDYIHENELNLSNIKFGVLALGDSTYPQFCKTGEDLDIRFEVLGAERIIPLKRCDIDYEEDAHKWLDHIFEVVQNKAVSPSQATVAPKASSGRKKYQGKVSAIINLNDITSDKETYHIEIETEEPIAYRPGDALGVIPYNPKSVVKEIIGLTGIDPEKQIQTARVNASAEELLHQHLNISYLLKTTVAQYAQITGHDIPETRLSLLDLLRIYPVKNAEEFEDVIKALTVQAPRLYSVSSSPEAHGDSEIHITVAKSEFLINDKKQNGLCSGFLSEFEEDGDVEFYIQEAKHFKLPETAKDVIMIGPGTGIAPFRSFLWERDATGAEGRNWLFFGDRSFVSDFLYQSEFQDFLKTGALTNLDLAFSRDTTEKVYVQHRLQQKSSEVFQWLEGGASVYVCGAKEPMSKDVEETLLGIIQHEGKRNEEEAKNYLEELELSGRYAKDVY; translated from the coding sequence ATGCTGTCTGAAACTAAACTAAAAGTACTGAAAGAAATATCCAGTGGCTTTTCCAGAGATGAAGCTATCTGGGCAAGCGGTTATCTGGCAGGTTTGGCCGGAACGTCTGCCGCTGTGACAGACTTACCTCCACAGCAAACGACACATACAACAGCTGTAAAGAAAATAGCACTGGTATATGGTACAGAAACAGGTAATAGTAAGAAACTTGCAACAGAGCTAGCCGGAGTTGCTAAGAAAAAAGGCATTCAGGTAAAGTTGGGTGATTTGTCTCAGTACAAGCCTAAAGACCTGGCCAAGGAAGAATATTTATTTGTTGTAATAAGTACTCAGGGAGAAGGAGAGCCACCAATCCTGGCGAAGAAATTCTACGATTATATTCATGAAAACGAACTGAATCTTTCCAATATTAAGTTCGGAGTTTTAGCATTAGGTGACAGTACTTATCCACAATTCTGTAAAACAGGTGAAGATCTGGATATACGTTTCGAAGTTCTCGGCGCAGAACGTATTATTCCGCTAAAAAGATGTGATATAGATTATGAAGAAGATGCCCACAAATGGCTCGATCATATTTTTGAGGTTGTACAAAATAAGGCTGTAAGCCCTTCACAGGCAACGGTTGCACCAAAGGCATCCTCCGGCAGAAAAAAGTATCAGGGAAAAGTATCCGCTATTATTAACCTGAACGATATTACTTCTGATAAAGAGACATATCACATTGAGATTGAAACGGAAGAGCCAATTGCCTACCGTCCGGGAGATGCATTAGGAGTTATACCTTATAATCCAAAATCTGTGGTAAAAGAGATTATCGGCTTAACAGGTATAGATCCTGAAAAACAAATTCAGACAGCCAGAGTCAATGCCAGTGCAGAAGAGCTTCTTCATCAGCATCTTAACATCAGCTATCTGCTAAAGACAACAGTTGCACAATATGCACAAATTACCGGACATGATATACCGGAAACCCGTTTAAGTCTTTTGGATTTGCTTAGAATTTATCCGGTAAAAAACGCAGAGGAATTCGAAGACGTTATAAAAGCACTGACCGTTCAGGCTCCACGTTTGTATTCAGTTTCATCGTCGCCGGAGGCTCATGGAGATTCTGAAATTCATATTACAGTAGCCAAATCAGAGTTTTTAATCAATGATAAAAAACAAAATGGCTTGTGTAGTGGCTTTCTCAGTGAATTTGAAGAAGACGGAGATGTCGAGTTCTATATACAGGAGGCTAAACATTTTAAACTTCCGGAAACGGCAAAAGATGTTATAATGATAGGCCCCGGAACAGGAATCGCACCATTCCGCTCATTCCTTTGGGAGCGTGATGCTACGGGAGCAGAAGGAAGAAACTGGCTTTTCTTCGGAGACCGGAGTTTTGTATCAGATTTCCTTTATCAGTCAGAATTTCAGGATTTCCTGAAAACAGGAGCTTTAACGAATCTGGATCTTGCATTTTCCAGAGATACTACAGAAAAAGTATACGTACAGCACAGACTGCAACAAAAATCTTCGGAAGTATTTCAGTGGTTGGAGGGAGGAGCATCAGTATATGTATGCGGGGCAAAAGAGCCTATGAGTAAGGATGTGGAAGAAACACTACTCGGTATTATTCAGCATGAAGGAAAAAGAAACGAAGAGGAGGCAAAAAACTATTTAGAAGAACTGGAACTAAGTGGCAGATATGCTAAAGATGTATACTAA